The following coding sequences are from one bacterium window:
- a CDS encoding SelT/SelW/SelH family protein: protein MKILIEYCVVUNYLPRAAGLADELKRIFGAEVDLKKSKGGVFEVSVNDTLIFSKKELGRFPDPGEIKLKVKNAIK from the coding sequence ATGAAAATTCTCATTGAATACTGCGTGGTTTGAAATTATTTACCGAGAGCCGCCGGTCTGGCGGATGAACTAAAACGGATATTTGGAGCCGAAGTGGATTTAAAAAAATCTAAGGGGGGCGTATTTGAGGTTTCGGTAAACGATACACTTATTTTTTCAAAGAAAGAACTAGGGCGATTCCCTGATCCTGGTGAAATTAAATTGAAAGTTAAAAATGCCATTAAGTGA